The genomic DNA TCAGCGCGATGACGCCGGAGGCGCCGGGCAGGCTGGGATTGCCGTCGGGGCCCACGGTGGCGTTGGCGAAGATGACCGCCATGGTGATGAGGGTGACCGCCATGCCCGAGGAACCGATCAGCAGCAGCGGCTTGCGGCCGATCTTGTCGATCAGGGCAATGGCGATCAGGGTGGTCAACACGTTGATCACCGAGGTGATGACCGTGTAGATCGCGGACTCGTCGGCGCTGAAACCCACCGCCTGCCAGAGCACATTCGAGTAGTAGAAGATGACGTTGATGCCGACGAACTGCTGGAAGATCGACAGCCCCAGACCCACCCAGACGATCCCGTAGATACCGCCGGTGGGTTTGCGCAAGTCCTTCCAGGACGGCTTGTCCTCGCGCTCCAGCGTCTCCTTGATGCGAGTGATGGTGATCTCGAGGTTCTTCTGACCCAGCAGGCTGCTCAACACCCGGCGCGCTTCCGGGATCTTGTGGCTGGCCACCAGATAGCGCGGTGATTCGGGGATGGTGAACGCCAGTGCGCCGTAGACGACTGCGGGGACGGCCATCACCAGGAACATCCACCGCCAGGCGTCCATCCCCAGCCACAGCGGTTCGTTGGGGCCCCCTGCCAGCCATTGCAACAGGTAGTTGACCGCGAAGGACAAGAAGATGCCCGACACGATGGCCAGCTGCTGCAGGGAGCCCAGCCGTCCCCGGATGGAGGGCGGTGAGGTCTCGGCGATGTAGGCGGGTGCGATCACCGAAGCGACGCCGACGCCGATGCCGCCGACAACCCGGAACACCACGATCGCCCACACCTCGTGGCCGAAGCCGGTGCCGAACGCGCTGATCAGGAAGAGCACCGCGGCGATCTTCATGACGGCGATGCGGCCGATCTTGTCAGCCAGCCGGCCGGCGGTCATCGCGCCGAGAGCGGCACCGAGCAGCGCGGACGCGACGGCGAAACCCAGTTCGGCGTTGCCGATGCCGAAGTCTTCCTGGATGGAATCCACCGCGCCGTTGATCACGGCGCTGTCGTAGCCGAAGAGCAGGCCACCCAGGGCAGCCACCGATGCTATTCGGATGGCGGTTTTCCCGGAGGAGAAGTCGGCGTCGGTTATGGCCGACGGAGTGTTGTCGACGGGACCACCCTGACCAGCCATGACCAACCTTCTTTCCGCAGCGTTGCGCAAAAGTGTTACCCACACGATTGCACAGTCACACCGTGAAATTGGCTGTATCGGGGCCCGGTTTCAGCCCAGCTTCGCGTGCACCGCCCGCAGCGCATCGACGTCCAACGACGTCAAGGACGTCGCGTGGTGGCGCCGCGGACTCACCGGTACCTCCACGTCGTTGGGAATCACCAGGACCGGGCAGCCGGCGGTCTCCGCGGACAGCGTGCCGGTCACCGAATCCTCGACGGCCAGGCACTCGTTCGGGGTGAACCCCAGCAGTTGCGCGGCCCGCTGGTAGATGTCCGGCGCGGGTTTGCCGCGGGGCACCTCGTCACCGCACACGGTGACCGTAAAGTACTGGCGGCCAATGCTGTTGAGGGCCTTCTCGGCGAGATCGCGATAGGTGTTGGTCACCAGCGCCATCGGGACCTCCGCGGCCAGCAGCTCGTCGAGCAGCTCCCGGGCGCCGTCGCGCCACGGCAGACCCGAGGAGAACAGCTCGCCGGTGTAGGTGAACAGCCAGTCCATGGACTCGGCCATGGCCACGGGATCCGGCTCCAGGCCCAGATCGTCGTAGACGATGCGCATGACGCTGTGGCCGGACCCGCCGATGGTGGAGTCCCGCACCGCGGGGGTGAGCACCCCACCCATCCGTTCGTAGAGGGCGTGCATCGAGACATCCCACAGCTTTTCGGAGTCGACCAGTGTGCCATCCATGTCCCACAGCACTGCACGCATGGGCGTCATTCTCTCATGCCGTTGCGCATCAACCACATTCGACAGTCGCGCGATGATCCCGGTCACCCTCGCCGCCCCGGGGCGACGAGATTCACACCACGGCGGCGCCGGGGCTAATTTTGCGCCCTGGTGTGAATCTCGACCCGCGAAGGAAGTTCAGTCCTCCGGGTTGTATCCCAGATTGGGGGCCAGCCAGCGTTCGGCCTCCTGCAGGGTCCAGCCCTTGCGGCGGGCGTAGTCGGCCACCTGGTCCTGGGCCAGCCGCCCCACCACGAAGTACTGCGACTGCGGATGGGAGAAGTACCAGCCGCTGACCGCCGCCCCGGGCCACATCGCCATCGACTCGGTGAGCTCGATCCCGGTGCGCTCGGTGACGTCCAGCAGCTCGAACAGCGTCGTCTTCTCGGTGTGCTCCGGGCAGGACGGGTAACCGGGCGCCGGGCGGATGCCGACGTACTTCTCGGCGATCAGCGCGTCGTTGTCGAGCTGTTCGTCGGGCTGATAACCCCAGAACTCGGTGCGCACCCGCTGGTGCATCCGTTCGGC from Mycolicibacterium tokaiense includes the following:
- a CDS encoding HAD family hydrolase — encoded protein: MRAVLWDMDGTLVDSEKLWDVSMHALYERMGGVLTPAVRDSTIGGSGHSVMRIVYDDLGLEPDPVAMAESMDWLFTYTGELFSSGLPWRDGARELLDELLAAEVPMALVTNTYRDLAEKALNSIGRQYFTVTVCGDEVPRGKPAPDIYQRAAQLLGFTPNECLAVEDSVTGTLSAETAGCPVLVIPNDVEVPVSPRRHHATSLTSLDVDALRAVHAKLG
- a CDS encoding sugar porter family MFS transporter gives rise to the protein MAGQGGPVDNTPSAITDADFSSGKTAIRIASVAALGGLLFGYDSAVINGAVDSIQEDFGIGNAELGFAVASALLGAALGAMTAGRLADKIGRIAVMKIAAVLFLISAFGTGFGHEVWAIVVFRVVGGIGVGVASVIAPAYIAETSPPSIRGRLGSLQQLAIVSGIFLSFAVNYLLQWLAGGPNEPLWLGMDAWRWMFLVMAVPAVVYGALAFTIPESPRYLVASHKIPEARRVLSSLLGQKNLEITITRIKETLEREDKPSWKDLRKPTGGIYGIVWVGLGLSIFQQFVGINVIFYYSNVLWQAVGFSADESAIYTVITSVINVLTTLIAIALIDKIGRKPLLLIGSSGMAVTLITMAVIFANATVGPDGNPSLPGASGVIALIAANLFVVAFGMSWGPVVWVLLGEMFPNRIRAAALGLAAAGQWAANWLITVTFPGLRDHLGLAYGFYGLCAVLSGLFVWRWVMETKGVSLEDMHGEILGGDKTGADR